Proteins encoded together in one Pontiella desulfatans window:
- a CDS encoding sulfatase has protein sequence MINRTLVLCVLFATAGIASASERPNILFIMADDLGVKDLGCYGSDYYRTPNLDQLAEEGMRFSRAYAACNVCSPTRAAILTGRTPHRVQLTDALPWDRLAENPKMIPPNHLKELPSNLPTFGKALQQAGYRTALFGKWHLGNEETFFNEGEHKAYGFDEAADCSGQEKRRDKGVDELTDLTVRFLEEHKDDPFMVCLMHHVPHVPMACPPEAEALYDDVPKGKFQKNKKYAGMVSHLDQSIKTVMDKLAELELDRNTVVIFTSDNGGLKNLTSNKPFRGGKGDVYEGGIRVPLLVRWPGRVAAEAVSDAAVISTDYFPTFLEMAGVKPMTKAHVDGASMLPFLKGKDADPRTLVWHFPHRDHPASAIAVGDWKLVRHILSGDQALYNLKDDPGELNDLAARYPERLERLVNMLENHLQSSGAQRMRPNPGWDAERPPGKIKNYGVFYPEGGKVYQQVKKPYPEWFHETE, from the coding sequence ATGATTAACAGAACGTTAGTGCTATGTGTATTGTTTGCCACGGCCGGGATTGCTTCAGCTTCGGAGCGCCCCAATATTCTGTTCATCATGGCGGATGATCTCGGGGTAAAGGATCTGGGTTGTTACGGGAGCGACTATTACCGAACGCCGAATCTGGACCAACTCGCGGAAGAGGGCATGCGCTTCTCGCGCGCCTATGCGGCGTGCAATGTCTGTTCACCCACGCGGGCGGCGATCCTGACGGGTCGAACTCCGCACCGCGTGCAGTTAACCGATGCGCTGCCCTGGGATCGGCTGGCGGAAAATCCGAAAATGATTCCGCCGAATCATCTCAAGGAACTGCCATCTAATCTTCCAACCTTTGGAAAAGCGTTGCAACAGGCCGGTTATCGCACCGCGCTGTTCGGGAAGTGGCATCTGGGTAACGAGGAAACGTTTTTCAACGAAGGCGAACACAAGGCCTATGGCTTTGATGAAGCGGCTGACTGTTCGGGGCAGGAGAAAAGGCGCGATAAGGGCGTGGATGAATTGACCGACCTGACGGTTCGTTTTCTGGAAGAACATAAAGACGATCCTTTCATGGTGTGCCTGATGCATCATGTGCCTCACGTTCCGATGGCCTGCCCGCCGGAAGCGGAGGCGCTGTATGACGATGTGCCGAAAGGAAAATTCCAGAAGAATAAAAAATATGCCGGCATGGTTTCGCATCTTGATCAGTCCATCAAAACCGTGATGGATAAACTGGCCGAACTGGAGCTCGATAGAAATACCGTTGTGATTTTTACCTCCGACAATGGCGGCCTGAAAAATTTGACCAGCAACAAGCCGTTCCGCGGCGGCAAAGGGGATGTGTATGAAGGTGGAATCCGCGTTCCGCTACTGGTGCGCTGGCCGGGGCGGGTTGCGGCGGAAGCCGTTAGTGATGCGGCGGTAATCAGCACCGATTATTTTCCGACCTTTCTGGAGATGGCCGGTGTGAAGCCGATGACGAAAGCCCATGTGGATGGCGCGAGCATGCTTCCGTTTCTGAAAGGAAAGGACGCTGATCCACGAACTTTAGTTTGGCATTTTCCACATCGAGACCATCCCGCCTCCGCAATTGCGGTGGGCGACTGGAAACTGGTTCGTCATATTTTGAGTGGCGATCAGGCGTTGTATAACCTGAAGGACGATCCCGGAGAGTTGAACGATCTGGCTGCAAGGTATCCCGAGCGGTTGGAACGGCTGGTCAACATGCTGGAGAACCATTTGCAGTCTTCCGGCGCGCAGCGCATGCGCCCCAATCCGGGGTGGGATGCGGAACGCCCGCCTGGAAAAATAAAGAACTACGGCGTGTTTTATCCAGAGGGTGGAAAAGTTTACCAGCAGGTTAAAAAACCTTATCCAGAATGGTTTCATGAGACAGAATAA